One Myxococcales bacterium genomic window, GTAGGGTGCTGGCGATCGACATTGATCCCCAGCGTGTCGACGAAGCGATGGATCAAGGTGCGACCTGGGGTGCAGAGCCTGGCGATGACCACGATGCATGGAAGAACAGCGCCACCGAAGGCTTCGGTGCCGACATCAGCCTGGTCGCCGCTGCATCCGATAGTTCAGCGCCGATCCAACTCGCTGCCGATCTGTGTCGTATGAAGGGGCGCGTAGCCGTGGTGGGTGCGACCGCGATGGATCTCGATCGCCGTAGCTTTTACGACAAGGAGCTCGAACTGCGGATGAGCATGTCGTACGGACCCGGTCGCTACGACCGTCGCTACGAAGAGTTGGGTCTCGACTATCCGATTTCGTACGTGCGCTGGACCGAGAACCGCAACCTGCAGGCCTTCGTCAACCTCGCAGCCGCGGGAGACATCGACCCGGGCAACCTCGACGCAGAGATCGTGAACTTTGACGACGCCGAAAAATCATACGAAGCACTGGCCAAGGGTGAGCGCAAGAACCTCGCGATCATCTTCAAGTACGATGGTGCCCCGGATGAGCGCCGCTCCCTCGAACTCAGGCCGGCGCAGACGCGCAAAGACGGAGATCTAGGAGTCGCGTTCCTGGGTGCGGGCAACTATGCAAAGGCCCAACTTCTGCCGGCAGTCGAGAGTGCACAGAACATCCGCAGAGTAAAGATCGTGACCGCGACCGGTCCCTCGGCGCGCCGAACGTCAGAGAAATTTGACTTTGAAAGCTGCGGAACCGACCCGCAAGAGGTTTTCGCAAGCGAGGCCATCGACCTTGTATTCATCGCCACCCAACACGACACTCACGCGGCACTCGCGAGAGATGCCCTGCGCGCAGGCAAGTCGGTCTGGCTCGAAAAGCCGATTGGTCTCGATCCCAAATCAGTGAACGAACTCATCGCTACCGCGCGCGAGACCGGCGGCTTCTTGAGTGTCGGGTACAACCGCCGATTCTCTGCCCACGCCAGGAAGATTCGCGCGATCTTTGCCAAGCGCAAAGAACCCATGGCGCTCCAATACCTTATCGCCGCCGGAGCGACGCCATCGGGTACCTGGATCACCGATTCGACTACAGGCGGGGGCCGCGTCGTCGGCGAGTGCTGTCACTTCGTCGATCTATGCATCTACCTGGTGGGCCAACTGCCGGTGAGCGTGTACGCCCGCGCCCTCGGCCGCGACCCGGAACGCGACGATTCCATGGTGGCCACGATCGGCTTTGCCGATGACTCGATTGCGACGCTCCAGTATCTCGCGAGTACGAGTTCGGAACTTCCAAAGGAGCGTTTCGAAGTTTCGGCCGAAGGCAAGACCGCTATTTGCGATAATTTTCGCAGCACTCGTGTAATGGGTCAGCGGGCGTTCAAGACCGTCAATCAGGACAAGGGGCAACACGCCGCGGTACGAGAAGTCATCGAAGCCTGTCGCACCGGCGCGGGTTCTCCCATTGGACTGGAAGAACTCGCGGCGACTTCCGCGACGACCTTCGGCATGATCGAGTCCATGCGCACCGGTCTGGCAGTCGATTTGACCGAGAAGCTGCGCGCCAACGATTAGTTGGGGATTAGTTGGGAATGAAGCGAGGCAACCCGCGCGCCATCAGAGTGGCGAAGCGTCGAAAGGCTTCGTCCGCCTCCTCGAAGTTTCCTCGCTCGACCGGCATGGTAAAACGCAACAGCGAACCGTCGGTGCGGTTGCGAAATGCGCGGTCGAGGAACAGATGGCGCAGACGGTCGATGTTGGTGCCGATCACATGGCCGCGGGACTGGTACCAGAAATAAACCAGATTGCGTGCCTGTCCCTTTGCGATGACCACGCGCTTTGCTTCGCCGGGGATTCCGAAGTCCACGGGGACGATCGTAGTTTCGATGATGTCCCAACCCGATCCCGGCAGGCAGTGTTCCGGAGGGTGGATGAGCGTCGTCTTGCCCGAATCGGAACGCTCCTGTCTCTCGTGGTAGCCCGCGTAGAATGCGACATTCTGATCGAGTTCTTCGTTTACGTAATTGCAGATGATGTAATCCGTGACCCCCAAATTGTCGATGACGTCCTGCGCCATCTCCTGACGGTTCGTGCACTTCCAACCTCCGAAGTCATTCGGAAAACTGGCGAATGTCTCGCGCTCAGGGATCACATCGCCGGTGGCGAGATTGTTGTACGCGTATGAATTTGCTGCCACGAAGAGCAGCGCGATGATCAGCTTGGCAATACTCATGTCGGGGATTCCTTCAGGCGACGCATGCGCTTGATCAGCTTGGATCCCGATTCCAGTAAGCGCGCTTCTCCCAGCAGCAGAATGAACGCCATGCTGAATGTGATCATGCCCTGAAATTCATGGATTACGCCTGTGGCGGCTTCTCGGCCAAAGTGGGAGGCGAGAACTCCAGTCAGGGAAACCCTCATCGCATTGACCACGATGGCAATCGGGATGGTGGTCGCGATCAGGATCGATTGCTGGACAACTCGGCCGGCGCGAAAGAACTGCGCCAACACAACACCCAGGGTCATTAGCGCCATTAGTGATCGCAGTCCGGAGCACGCCTCGGCGACAAAAAGTTGGGTGTGGGCAAGGTGAATGATGTTGCCCTCGAGCAGCGCCGGGATGCCGAAGGACTGAAGGCTTTGCACGGCCCACCCAGCTGCGATCAGCTGCAATGGGAACGCGATGATGTTTACCAGCGACTGAGGAAGCGGAACCATCAAGAAGAGGAAAAGCATGGGGAAGAGCAAGAGATCAAATACGCGCTTTCCCGCCAGCAAGAGCACCAGCCCCATCAGGGAGAGGACGTAGCCGCCGCGCAGGGCTGTCAGCAAACCCCCGAGTTCGCCAACGCATAGCGATCCCACACCGGCGGTGAGGATCGCGATCCCCCACCAACTCCCCTCGATCTTCGCTTTGCGCAATTGCGGTGCCTTGCCGTAGGCGAAGTACAGCGCCAGCGGAACCACCAACAGGCCGTGGGAGTAGTCGGGATTGCTTCGCCAGGTGTTGAACATGTGCAAGAGAATGGGGAAATAGACGTACGTGGTGAGCGCGAGGACTCCCAAGATTGCCATCATGGTTCTTTGGCGCTGCACAGACTCGGCAGTGAAATCGGCGGTCGCCTGGTTCTGGTTCATGAGCCTGCTCGCAGGTCGCGCTCGATCACGTCGGCGATTCGCACCGCCGCCCGGCCATCCCATAGATCCGGGATCGATCCGCTCTTGGCGTTGCCGTCGAGTGCGATCCCCACCTCGCGCAAGATGACCTCGCGATCAGCGCCCACCATCGTATTGGTGCCGTGGCTGATGGTGATTGGTCGCTCGGTCGAGTCGCGCAGCGTAAAGCATGGAGTGCCGAGCACGGTGGTCTCTTCCTGGATCCCGCCCGAATCCGTGAGCACCAGCTTGGCTTGGGACATCAGGCGCAAAAAGTCGAGATAGTCCTGGGGTTCGACGACCTGGAGTTTCAGCGGTCGGCCGCCGAGGGTGTCGCGAATATTGGATGCGGTTCGAGGGTGCACGGGGAACACGATCGGCAATCGTTCATTGATTTTTTCGAGCGCTGAAAAGAGTTCAGCCAGACGCTTGGGATCGTCGACGTTACTGGGTCGATGCAAGGTCAAGAGACCGAACTCTCCGGAGACAAGGCCAAGCCTCGCAAGCGTGTCGAGTTCTTTTGCGCGTTCGAGGTTGGCGAGCAGGGTGTCGATCATCACATTGCCGACAAAGTGAATGCGCGACGGATCGACGCCTTCGCGCAACAAGTTCTTTTCGCCGTCGGGTTCGCTGGTGAAGAGCCAGCTCGAGACCACATCGGTCATCATGCGATTGAGTTCTTCCGGCATGGTACGATCGCCCGATCGCAAGCCGGCTTCTACGTGGGCGACTGGAATATGCAGCTTCACGGCGGCCAGCGTCGCGGCCAAAGTAGAATTGACATCGCCCACCACGACCACGAGATCCGGACGCTCTGCCTGGAGGACGCCCTCGAGCTTCATTAATACCTGGCCCGTCTGTTCGGCGTGAGTGCCCGAACCGACACCGAGATTGACATCAGGGGCCGGGATGCCGAGGTCGCGAAAGAAATTGTCGCTCATCTTTGCGTCGTAGTGCTGTCCGGTGTGGACGAGGAAGCTCTCGAAACTGTCGCGCGAACCGAACTCTCGCATCAGTGGAGCGATTTTCATGAAATTTGGGCGCGCGCCGGCTACGCACAACACTCGAATACGATTCTTGTTCGACCCAGCCACGCCGCTCATTGCAGCTCCCGACAATCCAGTTCACGTTCCAAGCTCGGGAGACGAACGCGTATCGTTACGTCGACCCGGATGCAGCGCCCGGCGGAAGGCCGGGAGCACAGTTTCCCACGATTCAAGCCGGAGATTATGCCAAATTCTACGCTCCGCCGTGTAGCTGAACAGCCGCTCATTATGCCTCTCAACGGCTCGCGGCGAAACACCTCTTATGTCGGCAAGGCACAGGCATCTGCGCGTGCGCTCCACGAGTTGATCGACACTTTGCAGCAAAAGCTTCAGCCTGTTCTCGCAGCCGGCGTCTCGTCCCGCATCTAGAGAAGTTTTTAACCCCGGCGCAACACATCCTCGAAGTACTCGACGGTCTTCAAGAGTCCTTCGCGCAGGGGAACCTTCGGTTCCCATCCGAGGGCTTCCTTCGCGAAACTGATGTCGGGGCAGCGCTGGGTCGGATCGTCCGAGGGGAGTGGTTCGCGCACGATCTCAGATTTCGAGGAAGTGATGTCGATGACCAGTTCCGCGAGTTCGGCGATGGTAAATTCTGCAGGATTGCCCAAGTTCACCGGTCCAGTGACGTCCTCCGGCGTATCCATGAATCGCAAGAAACCGTCGATCAGATCGTCCACGTAGCAAAATGATCGGGTCTGGCTGCCGTCTCCATAGATCGTGATCGGCTGATCGGTGAGCGCCTGCATGATGAAGTTGGAGACCACGCGGCCGTCGTTGGGATGCATGTGTGGGCCGTAGGTGTTGAAGATGCGCGCGACCTTGATGGAAAGCTGGCACTGCCTCCAGTAATCGAAGAAGAGCGTCTCGGCGCAACGCTTTCCCTCGTCGTAACAAGAACGGATCCCAATCGGATTCACGTGGCCCCAGTAGTCTTCCCTTTGAGGGTGGACCTGGGGGTCACCGTAGACCTCACTGGTGGATGCTTGAAAAATGCGGGCCCCCAGACGCTTCGCAAGGCCGAGAAGGTTGATGGCACCATGGACGCTCGTCTTCGTCGTCGCAACGGGATTATTCTGGTAGTGGACAGGTGACGCCGGGCAGGCGAGGTTGAAAATTTCGTCCACCTCGACGTAGAGCGGAAACGTGACGTCGTGCCGCATGATCTCGAAGCGTGGATTCTCGACGAGATGCGCCACGTTCTCCCTCGAGCCCGTGTAGAAGTTGTCCACGCAGAGCACTTCGTTGTCGCCATGCAACAGCTGCTCGCACAAGTGCGAGCCGAGAAAGCCTGCGCCTCCGGTGACCAAAACGCGCTTGCGCCTGAAATTCTTGACCATGCGTTGGGACCTTTTTAATGGGCAGCCCAGTATAAGGAATTTTCTGCTGAGACGGGCCGCGCAAACCATGCGACGGGAGAACAGCCGTGAAGACCGAAAAATCCCCCACCTTCATTGGATCGGCTTGAATTAT contains:
- the epsI gene encoding EpsI family protein translates to MSIAKLIIALLFVAANSYAYNNLATGDVIPERETFASFPNDFGGWKCTNRQEMAQDVIDNLGVTDYIICNYVNEELDQNVAFYAGYHERQERSDSGKTTLIHPPEHCLPGSGWDIIETTIVPVDFGIPGEAKRVVIAKGQARNLVYFWYQSRGHVIGTNIDRLRHLFLDRAFRNRTDGSLLRFTMPVERGNFEEADEAFRRFATLMARGLPRFIPN
- the wecB gene encoding UDP-N-acetylglucosamine 2-epimerase (non-hydrolyzing), giving the protein MSGVAGSNKNRIRVLCVAGARPNFMKIAPLMREFGSRDSFESFLVHTGQHYDAKMSDNFFRDLGIPAPDVNLGVGSGTHAEQTGQVLMKLEGVLQAERPDLVVVVGDVNSTLAATLAAVKLHIPVAHVEAGLRSGDRTMPEELNRMMTDVVSSWLFTSEPDGEKNLLREGVDPSRIHFVGNVMIDTLLANLERAKELDTLARLGLVSGEFGLLTLHRPSNVDDPKRLAELFSALEKINERLPIVFPVHPRTASNIRDTLGGRPLKLQVVEPQDYLDFLRLMSQAKLVLTDSGGIQEETTVLGTPCFTLRDSTERPITISHGTNTMVGADREVILREVGIALDGNAKSGSIPDLWDGRAAVRIADVIERDLRAGS
- a CDS encoding bi-domain-containing oxidoreductase, producing the protein MKQILQSARSGELELVEVPAPAPVAGQVLVANHYSVVSPGTEKMALDFARKSLVAKARSRPDLVKQVLHKLQQEGPLPTYRAVTTRLEAPQPLGYACAGVVVSVGEGVQKFAPGDRVACAGAGYANHAELVTVPENLVVHVPRGLSLNIAAYATLGAIAMQGVRVADPRLGEVAAVIGLGLIGQLAVQLLRAAGCRVLAIDIDPQRVDEAMDQGATWGAEPGDDHDAWKNSATEGFGADISLVAAASDSSAPIQLAADLCRMKGRVAVVGATAMDLDRRSFYDKELELRMSMSYGPGRYDRRYEELGLDYPISYVRWTENRNLQAFVNLAAAGDIDPGNLDAEIVNFDDAEKSYEALAKGERKNLAIIFKYDGAPDERRSLELRPAQTRKDGDLGVAFLGAGNYAKAQLLPAVESAQNIRRVKIVTATGPSARRTSEKFDFESCGTDPQEVFASEAIDLVFIATQHDTHAALARDALRAGKSVWLEKPIGLDPKSVNELIATARETGGFLSVGYNRRFSAHARKIRAIFAKRKEPMALQYLIAAGATPSGTWITDSTTGGGRVVGECCHFVDLCIYLVGQLPVSVYARALGRDPERDDSMVATIGFADDSIATLQYLASTSSELPKERFEVSAEGKTAICDNFRSTRVMGQRAFKTVNQDKGQHAAVREVIEACRTGAGSPIGLEELAATSATTFGMIESMRTGLAVDLTEKLRAND
- a CDS encoding SDR family oxidoreductase is translated as MVKNFRRKRVLVTGGAGFLGSHLCEQLLHGDNEVLCVDNFYTGSRENVAHLVENPRFEIMRHDVTFPLYVEVDEIFNLACPASPVHYQNNPVATTKTSVHGAINLLGLAKRLGARIFQASTSEVYGDPQVHPQREDYWGHVNPIGIRSCYDEGKRCAETLFFDYWRQCQLSIKVARIFNTYGPHMHPNDGRVVSNFIMQALTDQPITIYGDGSQTRSFCYVDDLIDGFLRFMDTPEDVTGPVNLGNPAEFTIAELAELVIDITSSKSEIVREPLPSDDPTQRCPDISFAKEALGWEPKVPLREGLLKTVEYFEDVLRRG
- a CDS encoding exosortase/archaeosortase family protein translates to MNQNQATADFTAESVQRQRTMMAILGVLALTTYVYFPILLHMFNTWRSNPDYSHGLLVVPLALYFAYGKAPQLRKAKIEGSWWGIAILTAGVGSLCVGELGGLLTALRGGYVLSLMGLVLLLAGKRVFDLLLFPMLFLFLMVPLPQSLVNIIAFPLQLIAAGWAVQSLQSFGIPALLEGNIIHLAHTQLFVAEACSGLRSLMALMTLGVVLAQFFRAGRVVQQSILIATTIPIAIVVNAMRVSLTGVLASHFGREAATGVIHEFQGMITFSMAFILLLGEARLLESGSKLIKRMRRLKESPT